The following coding sequences lie in one Synechococcus sp. PCC 7336 genomic window:
- the ndhN gene encoding NAD(P)H-quinone oxidoreductase subunit N codes for MLLIGSGNKFVKALERAGVLAASVPPEGGSEGHYRRRVAGAGYQVVHMSARGLGDITSFFQQIHGVCPAHLGKSNLRTYYFPPLIEQYRQAMPPQKKGLVFWLIEGQFLSRQELSCLQQLSRQEPQVKFVIEVESDRVFRYQPLENLLKAIA; via the coding sequence ATGCTGCTGATTGGTTCCGGCAATAAGTTTGTCAAGGCCCTCGAACGGGCCGGGGTGTTGGCTGCATCGGTACCTCCCGAAGGGGGCTCTGAAGGTCATTACCGCCGTCGCGTTGCTGGTGCTGGATACCAGGTGGTGCATATGAGTGCTCGGGGTCTGGGGGATATCACCAGCTTTTTCCAGCAGATACACGGCGTTTGTCCCGCCCATCTCGGCAAATCGAACCTGCGTACCTACTACTTCCCGCCGCTAATCGAGCAATACCGTCAGGCCATGCCCCCCCAAAAGAAGGGGCTGGTGTTTTGGCTGATCGAGGGGCAGTTTCTCTCCCGGCAAGAGCTGAGTTGCCTGCAGCAGTTGTCCCGGCAGGAGCCCCAGGTTAAGTTTGTGATAGAAGTCGAAAGCGATCGCGTCTTTCGCTATCAGCCTTTAGAGAATCTCTTGAAAGCGATCGCCTAA
- a CDS encoding IS5 family transposase: protein MTCQSYDTDLTPAQCELLAPLLPPAKPGGRPRSVNVFEVVNAIFYLLRAGCAWRLLPHDFPAWQTVYHYFRQWEADGTWEALNHALRQQLRETVGRNPSPSAACLDSQSVKTAGAAQETGFDGGKKVKGRKRTILVDTMGLLLGAKVHSARRSDHDGLTLLGIWFASMWSCLQLIWTDKTFGGKSFVAWVEQAFGWTIEVVQRPAEQKGFQLLPRRWVVERTFAWFGRYRRLSKDYEYLPTTSETMLYAAMVNLMLRRLA, encoded by the coding sequence ATGACATGCCAATCCTACGACACCGATCTAACCCCTGCCCAGTGCGAGCTTCTAGCTCCGCTATTACCGCCAGCTAAGCCAGGCGGTCGTCCCCGCAGCGTCAACGTTTTCGAAGTGGTCAATGCCATCTTCTATCTGTTGAGAGCCGGATGTGCCTGGCGTCTGCTGCCCCACGACTTCCCCGCTTGGCAAACGGTCTACCATTACTTCCGTCAGTGGGAAGCCGATGGCACCTGGGAAGCTCTCAACCATGCTCTGCGCCAGCAACTGAGAGAAACGGTGGGGCGCAATCCTTCTCCCTCGGCAGCCTGCCTGGATTCCCAATCGGTCAAAACAGCTGGTGCCGCTCAAGAAACAGGCTTTGATGGAGGCAAAAAAGTTAAAGGTCGCAAGCGCACTATCCTGGTTGATACGATGGGTCTACTGCTGGGTGCCAAGGTCCACAGTGCCCGACGCTCCGACCATGACGGCCTCACCTTGCTGGGGATTTGGTTTGCCAGTATGTGGAGTTGCTTGCAATTGATTTGGACCGATAAAACCTTTGGTGGCAAATCTTTTGTGGCTTGGGTTGAGCAAGCGTTTGGCTGGACTATTGAAGTCGTACAACGGCCTGCTGAGCAAAAAGGGTTCCAGCTTTTACCTCGGCGATGGGTGGTTGAGCGCACCTTTGCCTGGTTTGGTCGATACCGTCGCTTGAGCAAGGACTACGAATATTTGCCCACTACGAGTGAGACGATGCTTTACGCTGCTATGGTCAATCTCATGCTTCGTAGGCTGGCTTGA
- a CDS encoding Calvin cycle protein CP12 — protein MSLSQVISKELEEARNTCSEYGEGDPHCRAAWDAVEEVLAARSHQPVQPNSLEQFCSDNPESAECLIYDD, from the coding sequence ATGAGCCTTTCTCAAGTCATTTCTAAAGAATTAGAAGAAGCCCGCAACACCTGCTCGGAGTACGGTGAAGGCGATCCCCACTGCCGCGCGGCTTGGGATGCCGTAGAAGAAGTATTGGCCGCCCGCAGCCACCAGCCCGTCCAGCCCAATAGTTTGGAGCAGTTCTGTTCTGACAACCCCGAATCTGCAGAGTGCTTAATCTACGACGACTGA
- a CDS encoding DUF3007 family protein has product MRKFDVLTIGLILLLAGGGIYGILQLLGIETQQPGTWIGGLSILLLLGWTATYLNRFLTGKMSIHQQGEMYKTEQFKQQLEAMTPEELAEFQAELGIDSIAETIEDKGQ; this is encoded by the coding sequence GTGCGCAAGTTCGACGTACTCACCATCGGGCTCATATTATTGCTGGCAGGTGGGGGAATTTATGGGATTCTCCAACTGCTCGGCATCGAAACCCAGCAACCGGGCACCTGGATTGGAGGACTCTCGATCCTGCTGCTCTTGGGGTGGACTGCCACCTATCTGAATCGCTTTTTGACTGGCAAGATGTCGATTCACCAGCAGGGAGAGATGTATAAGACCGAGCAGTTCAAGCAACAGCTCGAGGCCATGACCCCAGAAGAGCTGGCCGAGTTTCAAGCTGAGCTGGGAATAGACTCCATAGCGGAAACGATTGAAGACAAGGGGCAGTAA
- a CDS encoding DUF3143 domain-containing protein yields the protein MKLPPDSAPLYNHPLPAIEHWLESQQCSRDREDPTRWYCERQDWRAEIEMEQTALKVSYAFSDGSSKVLTFPYALSRADVEAAAFDI from the coding sequence ATGAAGTTACCCCCCGATTCTGCCCCCCTCTACAACCATCCCTTACCTGCGATCGAACACTGGCTGGAGTCGCAGCAATGCAGCCGCGATCGCGAAGACCCCACCCGCTGGTATTGCGAACGGCAGGACTGGCGAGCGGAAATTGAGATGGAACAAACGGCGCTCAAGGTGAGCTATGCCTTCAGCGATGGTTCCTCCAAAGTACTGACCTTTCCCTACGCCCTCAGCCGTGCCGATGTTGAAGCTGCGGCTTTCGATATTTAG
- a CDS encoding Rpn family recombination-promoting nuclease/putative transposase gives MPFDSVCKFIAETFTADLATWLLGEPVELARLELAELLSSPIYADSLVLLESRDLVLQIEFQVEPKAEIPFRMTDYAVRGFRRFPNKRVHQVVIYLRRSQSPLVYQTSFDRDGIHHEFEVIRIWEVPASQFQELPGLLPFAVLAQTGDREQTLQQVSERIEAIGDREQRADVAASTAILAGLVLEKELIRSVLREDVMKESAIYQEIVSTAEERGRSKGLREGKREGKREGELSVVLRQLKHRFGDLSPKLQQKIDSLSLASLEALGEALLDFPSEVDLAAWLQEHR, from the coding sequence ATGCCCTTCGACAGCGTTTGCAAATTCATCGCAGAAACTTTTACGGCTGACCTTGCCACTTGGCTGCTGGGGGAACCGGTTGAATTGGCTCGTTTGGAGCTTGCAGAGTTGTTGAGCAGCCCCATCTATGCCGATTCGTTAGTGCTGTTGGAGTCGAGGGATCTCGTGCTCCAAATCGAGTTTCAAGTGGAGCCCAAAGCAGAAATCCCGTTCCGAATGACGGACTATGCGGTACGGGGATTCCGCCGCTTTCCCAACAAGAGAGTGCATCAGGTGGTCATTTACCTAAGGCGATCGCAATCCCCACTGGTTTACCAGACCAGCTTCGATCGCGACGGAATACATCACGAGTTTGAAGTCATCCGTATTTGGGAAGTACCCGCCTCGCAATTTCAAGAGTTGCCGGGTTTGCTGCCGTTTGCGGTGTTGGCTCAGACAGGCGATCGCGAGCAGACCTTGCAGCAGGTATCGGAACGGATTGAGGCGATTGGCGATCGGGAGCAACGGGCCGATGTGGCGGCCTCTACAGCGATTCTGGCAGGGTTAGTATTGGAGAAGGAGCTGATTCGGAGCGTACTGAGGGAGGATGTGATGAAGGAGTCGGCGATTTATCAAGAGATTGTCTCGACGGCGGAAGAGCGGGGTCGGAGCAAGGGCCTTCGCGAAGGCAAGCGCGAAGGCAAGCGCGAAGGAGAATTATCTGTGGTTTTGCGTCAGCTAAAGCATCGCTTTGGAGATCTGTCCCCCAAGCTACAGCAAAAGATCGATAGTCTTTCACTCGCGTCTTTGGAAGCGCTGGGGGAAGCACTGTTGGATTTTCCGAGTGAGGTCGATTTGGCGGCTTGGCTTCAGGAGCATCGGTAG
- a CDS encoding R3H domain-containing nucleic acid-binding protein codes for MTLQNHPPDTSSPAPLAAWPNQQDVTDDLDALLDILPQPLREALIDRPNKAELVEVVLDLGRLPEARFPGSAEYLTQTPIQRAELDYCIQRVGEFSEDNRAGIESTLHRISAIRNRQGTIIGLTCRVGRSVMGTIDLIQDLVEQGRSILLLGRPGVGKTTALREIARVLADDFEKRVVIIDTSNEIAGDGDVPHPAIGRARRMQVARPSEQHRVMIEAVENHMPEVVIIDEIGTELEALAARTIAERGVQLVGTAHGNQIANLIKNPTLSDLIGGIQSVTLGDDEARRRGSQKSVLERKAPPTFEIAVEMLERTRWIVHAEVAETVDNLLRRRDVTAEVRTLDDNGQIVRESTTTPAPKREVPRGRRDRNLPMYDSPMYGSGRGGWQRSGRMAPLPLEVIPHPGAPSPDSWMNVVPVAEEDGGLSGTTVYPYGVSRFHLEQAIQTLHLPVRITKDIDTADLVLALRSHVRNRSKIQQLAKARSIPIHTLKANTLPQITRALRRILQIDEPPSSPETDLDAFMFGDSEDEMEALEEARLAVEQIVIPKAQPVELLPRSASIRRMQHELVEHYHLSSKSFGEEPNRRIRIYPA; via the coding sequence ATGACTCTCCAGAACCACCCTCCCGACACCTCCTCCCCTGCCCCACTCGCCGCTTGGCCCAACCAACAGGACGTAACTGACGATCTCGATGCCTTGCTCGATATTTTGCCGCAACCGTTGCGAGAAGCCCTGATCGATCGCCCGAACAAAGCAGAGTTGGTGGAGGTGGTCTTAGACTTAGGACGACTGCCAGAAGCCCGCTTCCCGGGGTCGGCAGAATATTTAACCCAAACCCCCATTCAGCGAGCAGAGCTCGATTACTGCATCCAGCGGGTGGGGGAATTTAGCGAAGACAACCGTGCGGGCATCGAGTCCACACTGCACCGCATTAGTGCCATTCGCAATCGCCAGGGCACCATCATTGGCCTCACCTGTCGGGTGGGGCGATCGGTGATGGGCACCATCGATCTGATTCAAGATTTGGTAGAGCAGGGGCGTTCTATCCTCCTACTCGGGCGTCCGGGGGTAGGCAAAACCACTGCGCTGCGGGAGATTGCCCGCGTATTGGCGGATGATTTTGAGAAGCGGGTGGTAATTATTGACACCTCCAATGAAATTGCGGGGGATGGAGATGTGCCCCATCCGGCGATCGGGCGGGCGCGGCGCATGCAGGTGGCCCGACCTTCGGAACAGCACAGGGTCATGATCGAGGCGGTGGAGAACCACATGCCCGAGGTGGTGATTATTGACGAAATCGGCACCGAATTAGAGGCATTGGCGGCTCGCACGATCGCCGAGCGAGGGGTTCAATTGGTGGGTACCGCCCACGGCAACCAGATTGCCAATCTGATTAAAAATCCCACCCTCTCCGATTTGATTGGGGGGATTCAGTCGGTCACGCTGGGGGATGACGAGGCACGGCGGCGGGGCAGCCAAAAAAGTGTGCTGGAACGCAAGGCTCCTCCCACCTTTGAAATTGCGGTGGAAATGCTGGAGCGCACCCGCTGGATAGTACATGCGGAGGTGGCTGAAACGGTGGATAATCTGCTGCGCAGGCGGGATGTCACCGCTGAGGTGCGCACTCTCGACGACAATGGCCAGATTGTGCGCGAATCCACAACGACTCCTGCCCCCAAGCGGGAGGTTCCGAGGGGCCGACGCGATCGCAACTTGCCAATGTACGACAGCCCAATGTATGGCAGCGGTCGAGGCGGTTGGCAGCGATCGGGGCGAATGGCTCCACTGCCATTGGAGGTAATACCCCATCCTGGTGCTCCCAGTCCTGACAGTTGGATGAACGTCGTGCCGGTGGCTGAGGAGGATGGCGGGTTGAGCGGTACGACCGTGTATCCCTATGGGGTGAGCCGGTTTCACCTCGAACAGGCGATTCAAACGCTGCATTTACCGGTGCGGATTACTAAGGATATCGACACTGCCGATCTGGTGCTGGCCTTGCGATCGCACGTGCGCAATCGTTCTAAAATTCAGCAGTTGGCTAAAGCTCGCAGCATTCCCATTCACACTTTAAAGGCCAATACCTTGCCTCAGATTACGCGAGCACTGCGTCGCATCTTGCAGATTGACGAGCCGCCCTCTTCCCCCGAGACGGATTTGGATGCGTTTATGTTTGGGGATTCGGAAGACGAGATGGAGGCGTTGGAGGAGGCGCGCTTGGCGGTCGAGCAGATTGTGATTCCGAAGGCGCAGCCGGTGGAGTTATTGCCGCGATCGGCCTCAATTCGGCGGATGCAACACGAGTTAGTGGAGCACTATCACCTCAGCTCGAAGAGTTTTGGCGAAGAGCCCAATCGGCGCATTCGTATCTATCCTGCCTAG
- a CDS encoding LdpA C-terminal domain-containing domain: protein MLARSPSESLQQGRWFKLIGGASLHHLPSVRNLAFVFTAAGADCIDVAADPAVMRAARMGVAAALEQYPDITTPWLMASFNDGEDPHFRKATAIAHTCPSDCPQPCISSCPPLAIAATETGISIHAQLCYGCGRCEPLCPHDLIRTENYRVAAASTMPQLVAMGVQAIEIHTRIGREREFASLWQQLSPWIGSLELVSVSFNDGRGLADYLQAIVAEMQPLPRHLIWQVDGRPMSGDIGAGTTRATLRLAAKVLGLGLPGFIQLAGGTNPTTMPKARQLGLRVAGAAFGSYARQLVAEATDPSENDRPPLASQSPALAEAIAKARHFVSQVKGWPEPEELPPAAIANDPQTALIPFGPSGFYS, encoded by the coding sequence GTGCTGGCGCGCAGTCCTTCCGAGTCACTACAACAGGGCAGGTGGTTCAAGCTGATTGGCGGTGCTAGCCTGCACCACTTGCCGTCCGTGCGCAATTTAGCGTTCGTCTTTACGGCTGCAGGAGCGGACTGCATTGATGTCGCCGCCGATCCAGCAGTGATGCGAGCGGCGAGAATGGGTGTGGCTGCTGCATTGGAGCAATACCCCGACATCACGACCCCTTGGCTCATGGCCAGTTTTAATGACGGAGAAGATCCGCATTTTCGCAAAGCCACTGCGATCGCCCACACCTGCCCCAGCGATTGCCCCCAACCCTGCATCTCCAGTTGCCCTCCCCTGGCGATCGCCGCCACCGAGACAGGGATTTCAATCCATGCCCAGCTCTGCTACGGCTGCGGTCGCTGCGAACCCCTCTGCCCCCACGATCTGATTCGCACTGAAAACTACCGCGTTGCAGCGGCTAGCACAATGCCGCAACTGGTGGCGATGGGGGTGCAGGCGATCGAAATTCACACTCGCATCGGTCGAGAGCGGGAATTTGCCAGTTTGTGGCAGCAACTCTCGCCCTGGATTGGCTCTTTAGAGCTGGTGTCGGTGAGCTTTAACGACGGCCGAGGACTGGCAGACTACTTGCAGGCCATCGTGGCCGAGATGCAACCCCTGCCTCGCCACCTGATCTGGCAGGTGGACGGTCGCCCCATGAGTGGCGATATTGGAGCGGGGACCACGCGAGCGACGTTGCGGTTGGCCGCTAAAGTCCTCGGGCTGGGCTTGCCGGGGTTCATTCAGTTGGCGGGCGGCACCAATCCAACCACCATGCCCAAAGCCCGCCAGTTAGGATTGAGGGTGGCAGGAGCAGCCTTTGGCAGTTATGCTCGCCAACTGGTGGCAGAAGCCACCGACCCCAGCGAGAACGATCGCCCTCCGCTCGCATCTCAGTCCCCCGCGCTCGCAGAGGCGATCGCCAAAGCCCGCCATTTCGTCTCCCAAGTCAAAGGCTGGCCGGAGCCCGAGGAGCTCCCCCCTGCTGCGATCGCCAATGACCCACAGACTGCCCTCATACCGTTCGGCCCCTCGGGGTTTTATTCATGA
- the uvrA gene encoding excinuclease ABC subunit UvrA, giving the protein MPDRSEIRVIGARQHNLKNVSVTIPRDRLVVFTGVSGSGKSSLAFDTIFAEGQRRYVESLSAYARQFLGQVDKPDVERIEGLSPAISIDQKSTSHNPRSTVGTVTEIYDYLRLLFGRAGEPHCPHCSRPITPQTVDQIADRVMQLPDDTRFQLLAPVVRGKKGTHANLLSSLTSQGFVRARVDGVVQELTDTIKLKKNVAHDIEVVVDRLVKRDGIQERLVDSLTTCLREADGVALVELVPREPEEAAQILKAAESVGQYKVEGKSGELIFSEKFACPAHGSVMDELSPRLFSFNSPLGACPACHGLGYVPTFDPDLIVPDPSLPIYAAIAPWAEKDNPYYLSLLSGAADAFGFDIRDRWTSLSVEQQDILLYGSDEEIFIDSESKYRPTKGYYRSYEGVIPQLQRHYREAKSDVYRQKLEKYLIDRPCSTCHGARLKPEVLAVTIGGHTITDFTEIPIDECLQQLEALKLTPRQAQIGDLVLREIQARLKFLLDVGLDYLTLGRPAATLSGGEAQRIRLATQIGAGLTGVLYVLDEPSIGLHQRDNRRLLDTLKRLRDLGNTLIVVEHDEETMYEADHIVDIGPGAGGHGGEIVAQGTIEAIANCELSITGRYLSGRSQIPTPSQRRSGKKQKLTLQKASRNNLKHVNVDIPLGRLVCITGVSGSGKSTLINELLYPAIRHQMGHKVPMPAELDKLAGAKNLDKVIVIDQSPIGRTPRSNPATYTGVFDCIRQTFAKTIEAKARGYQPGHFSFNVKGGRCEACKGQGVNKIEMNFLPDVYVMCDVCNGSRYSRETLQVRYKGKTIADVLNMTVSEALEFFAAIAPAKKILQTLEDVGLNYIRLGQSAPTLSGGEAQRVKLASELSKRSTGKTLYLLDEPSNGLSFYDVHKLLDVMQRLVDTGNTVLVIEHNLDIIRCADWIVDLGPEGGNRGGEIVAVGTPEEVADIPTSYTGQYLRQVLERHPPAAAPLAG; this is encoded by the coding sequence ATGCCCGACCGCAGCGAGATTCGCGTCATTGGCGCGCGGCAGCACAATCTCAAAAACGTCAGCGTCACCATTCCCCGCGATCGCCTCGTGGTCTTCACTGGGGTCTCTGGATCGGGCAAATCCTCTCTGGCCTTCGACACCATCTTTGCAGAAGGACAGCGGCGCTATGTGGAATCGTTGAGCGCCTACGCCCGCCAGTTTTTGGGACAAGTGGATAAACCCGATGTGGAACGGATTGAGGGGCTCAGTCCCGCCATCTCCATCGATCAAAAATCCACCAGCCACAACCCGCGATCGACCGTCGGCACCGTCACCGAAATCTACGACTACCTGCGTCTCCTGTTCGGTCGCGCAGGGGAACCCCACTGCCCCCACTGCAGCCGCCCCATTACTCCCCAAACGGTAGACCAAATTGCCGATCGCGTCATGCAGTTGCCGGACGACACGCGCTTTCAACTGCTAGCTCCGGTGGTGCGAGGGAAAAAGGGCACCCATGCAAACCTGCTGTCCAGCTTGACCTCGCAGGGTTTTGTCCGGGCTCGGGTAGATGGCGTCGTGCAGGAGTTGACCGACACCATCAAGCTTAAAAAGAATGTCGCCCACGATATTGAAGTGGTGGTCGATCGCCTCGTCAAACGGGATGGCATTCAAGAGCGCCTGGTTGATTCCCTCACCACCTGCCTGCGGGAGGCCGATGGAGTGGCCCTAGTGGAGCTGGTGCCGCGAGAGCCGGAAGAGGCGGCACAAATTTTAAAAGCTGCCGAATCGGTGGGCCAATACAAGGTGGAAGGCAAATCCGGCGAACTGATCTTCTCGGAGAAATTTGCCTGTCCCGCCCACGGCTCGGTGATGGACGAACTGTCCCCCCGCCTGTTCTCCTTCAACTCCCCCCTCGGAGCCTGCCCCGCCTGCCACGGTTTGGGCTATGTCCCCACCTTCGATCCCGACCTGATTGTCCCCGACCCCTCCCTACCCATCTACGCGGCGATCGCCCCTTGGGCGGAAAAAGACAATCCCTACTACCTCTCTCTGCTCTCCGGTGCTGCCGATGCTTTCGGCTTCGACATTCGCGATCGCTGGACCAGCCTCTCTGTCGAACAGCAGGATATTCTGCTCTACGGCAGCGACGAAGAAATCTTCATCGACTCCGAATCGAAATACCGCCCGACTAAAGGTTATTACCGCAGCTACGAAGGGGTAATTCCCCAACTGCAACGCCACTATCGAGAAGCAAAGTCGGATGTCTATCGCCAGAAACTAGAAAAGTACCTGATCGATCGCCCCTGTTCCACCTGTCACGGCGCGCGTCTCAAGCCGGAGGTCTTAGCCGTTACCATCGGCGGCCATACCATCACCGACTTCACCGAAATTCCCATCGACGAATGCCTGCAGCAATTGGAGGCTTTGAAACTCACCCCCCGTCAAGCCCAAATTGGCGATCTGGTGCTGCGGGAAATCCAGGCGAGGCTGAAATTCCTCTTGGATGTGGGGTTGGATTACCTGACACTGGGTCGCCCCGCCGCCACACTCTCCGGTGGCGAGGCCCAGCGGATTCGATTGGCCACCCAAATTGGGGCCGGTCTGACGGGAGTGCTCTACGTCTTAGACGAACCTTCGATTGGCCTGCACCAGCGGGATAACCGACGCTTGCTCGACACCCTCAAGCGCTTGCGAGATCTGGGCAACACGTTGATCGTGGTGGAACACGACGAAGAAACGATGTACGAGGCCGACCACATTGTGGATATCGGTCCTGGCGCGGGGGGCCACGGGGGCGAGATTGTGGCTCAGGGCACGATTGAGGCGATTGCCAACTGCGAATTATCCATCACCGGTCGCTATCTCTCCGGTCGCAGCCAAATTCCTACCCCCAGTCAGCGGCGATCGGGTAAAAAGCAAAAGCTGACGCTGCAGAAAGCCAGCCGCAATAACCTCAAGCACGTCAATGTGGACATCCCGCTGGGGCGCTTGGTCTGCATCACGGGGGTTTCCGGTTCGGGTAAATCCACCCTGATTAACGAACTGCTCTACCCCGCTATTCGCCATCAAATGGGCCACAAAGTACCCATGCCCGCCGAACTGGACAAGCTAGCGGGGGCCAAAAACCTCGATAAAGTCATTGTCATCGACCAATCTCCCATCGGTCGTACCCCCCGCTCCAACCCCGCCACCTACACGGGCGTCTTCGATTGCATTCGCCAAACTTTTGCTAAAACCATCGAGGCCAAGGCGCGGGGCTACCAACCCGGTCACTTTTCCTTCAACGTTAAAGGCGGACGCTGCGAAGCTTGCAAGGGCCAAGGGGTGAACAAGATCGAAATGAATTTCCTGCCCGATGTTTATGTGATGTGCGATGTCTGCAACGGCAGCCGCTACAGTCGAGAGACGTTGCAGGTGCGCTACAAGGGCAAGACGATCGCGGATGTTTTGAATATGACGGTCAGCGAAGCGCTGGAGTTTTTCGCGGCGATCGCCCCTGCGAAAAAAATTCTGCAGACGCTAGAAGATGTGGGGCTCAACTATATTCGTTTGGGTCAGTCGGCTCCTACGCTCTCGGGGGGCGAGGCACAACGGGTCAAGCTGGCATCGGAATTGTCGAAACGGTCCACAGGCAAGACCCTCTATTTACTCGACGAACCCTCCAACGGCCTCTCATTCTACGACGTTCACAAGCTGCTCGACGTGATGCAGCGGCTGGTAGACACGGGCAATACCGTGCTGGTGATCGAGCACAATCTCGACATCATTCGCTGTGCTGATTGGATTGTCGATTTGGGGCCGGAAGGGGGCAATCGCGGCGGCGAAATTGTGGCGGTCGGAACGCCTGAAGAGGTGGCCGATATCCCGACTTCTTATACAGGTCAATACCTCAGGCAAGTGTTGGAGCGGCATCCGCCTGCTGCTGCACCTTTGGCAGGCTAA
- the ndhL gene encoding NAD(P)H-quinone oxidoreductase subunit L, translating into MLLAALYAALAGIYLVVIPLFAMYYLQLRWNVSSGWEKGLMFFLVFFCFPGTILLGPFLNFRPQQRPL; encoded by the coding sequence ATGCTGCTAGCCGCTCTATATGCTGCCCTTGCCGGGATTTATCTAGTTGTCATCCCGTTGTTTGCCATGTACTATCTCCAGTTGCGTTGGAATGTCTCTAGTGGCTGGGAAAAGGGACTGATGTTTTTTCTCGTCTTTTTCTGCTTCCCCGGCACGATCTTGCTCGGTCCCTTTCTCAATTTTCGCCCCCAGCAACGCCCGCTGTGA
- a CDS encoding Rpn family recombination-promoting nuclease/putative transposase, with amino-acid sequence MSFDSVCKFIAETFTADLATWLLGEPVELARLELAELLSSPIYADSLVLLESRDLVLQIEFQVEPKAEIPFRMTDYAVRGFRRFPNKRVHQVVIYLRRSQSPLVYQTSFDRDGIHHEFEVIRIWEVPASQFQELPGLLPFAVLAQTGDREQTLQQVSEQIEAIGDREQRADVAASTAILAGLVLEKELIRSVLREDVMKESAIYQEIVSTAEERGRSKGLREGKREGKREGELSVVLRQLKHRFGDLSPKLQQKIDSLSLASLEALGEALLDFPSEVDLAAWLQEHR; translated from the coding sequence ATGTCCTTCGACAGCGTTTGCAAATTCATCGCAGAAACTTTTACGGCTGACCTTGCCACTTGGCTGCTGGGGGAACCGGTTGAATTGGCTCGTTTGGAGCTTGCAGAGTTGTTGAGCAGCCCCATCTATGCCGATTCGTTAGTGCTGTTGGAGTCGAGGGATCTCGTGCTCCAAATCGAGTTTCAAGTGGAGCCCAAAGCAGAAATCCCGTTCCGAATGACGGACTATGCGGTACGGGGATTCCGCCGCTTTCCCAACAAGAGAGTGCATCAGGTGGTCATTTACCTAAGGCGATCGCAATCCCCACTGGTTTACCAGACCAGCTTCGATCGCGACGGAATACATCACGAGTTTGAAGTCATCCGTATTTGGGAAGTACCCGCCTCGCAATTTCAAGAGTTGCCGGGTTTGCTGCCGTTTGCGGTGTTGGCTCAGACAGGCGATCGCGAGCAGACCTTGCAGCAGGTATCGGAACAGATTGAGGCGATTGGCGATCGGGAGCAACGGGCCGATGTGGCGGCCTCTACAGCGATTCTGGCGGGGTTAGTATTGGAGAAGGAGCTGATTCGGAGCGTACTGAGGGAGGATGTGATGAAGGAGTCGGCGATTTATCAAGAGATTGTCTCGACGGCGGAAGAGCGGGGTCGGAGCAAGGGCCTTCGCGAAGGCAAGCGCGAAGGCAAGCGCGAAGGAGAATTATCTGTGGTTTTGCGTCAGCTAAAGCATCGCTTTGGAGATCTGTCCCCCAAGCTACAGCAAAAGATCGATAGTCTTTCACTCGCGTCTTTGGAAGCGCTAGGGGAAGCACTGTTGGATTTTCCGAGTGAGGTCGATTTGGCGGCTTGGCTTCAGGAGCATCGGTAG
- a CDS encoding NAD(P)H-quinone oxidoreductase subunit N: MRQLSRQEPQVKFVVEIESDRVFRYQPLENLLKAIA, encoded by the coding sequence TTGCGGCAATTGTCCCGGCAGGAGCCTCAGGTTAAGTTTGTGGTGGAGATTGAAAGCGATCGCGTCTTTCGCTATCAGCCTTTAGAAAATCTATTGAAAGCGATCGCCTAG